The following are encoded together in the Culex pipiens pallens isolate TS chromosome 1, TS_CPP_V2, whole genome shotgun sequence genome:
- the LOC120419287 gene encoding uncharacterized protein LOC120419287 gives MRCMLFITGLILSHRPQPVQSIKITDFTAVIPVINLSREIASNIVHTWQLIDDDSPLMPLIGDKIKYDKIIDKINQINRKIDDIEHQIVNKVELSVANLFRQHATFAKLEQNLQELADLMHRIKSRDRLMRSYLDSEEQLERHTLETFASSTVAQDVNSVQELLSRIELLVLGPQDLPFRKLGTLELMLEATKEPDSVCSFGLSEQQVLYELFNTISITEIKGYSMMQFSWMLLKAYGKGNFTAEAKLMRRRFEERTNQTQLLLQQVMKQASPAYWRCDPVQRQHKEGETFVQLTRLLQGYVENEVALNTDNTCKETCGYYSWGVQQERCYKDTYCSKQSKCSGKIYDCDFIDSHMWICPAAKNSNRRYEYVEYENGIVLGHPKQCAGGTTKVESWWRWLIWRCSYCFCLCDDAGRNSDRYINMRESVSDVMNNKVVTGMRFIKKSQIIHLIVQQGRLLPQGQIDNGTLEWVQPHNYTVMSKNVRNGRDYHTLNRNNRSLDLDDLYVPQGYVLTGVRFRLLGNHLNLEIRMTEIDFATGQLIDPDKSIWTGNDNTERSVNKRTELKLDQPNVPLLSPLKSEPNFISNRFIRFRESDRRTDAAQTTVPFFDAQPVAPVKPVPLSGAGLFHKGRPKFGGFVAPKVTTYDFGPHIVAPIGEAEAEAQRLKTLP, from the exons ATGCGCTGCATGCTATTCATAACAGGACTCATACTAAGTCATCGCCCACAACCCGTCCAATCGATCAAGATTACCGATTTTACCGCGGTCATTCCGGTTATTAACCTAAGCAGAGAAATCGCGTCGAATATTGTTCACACGTGGCAATTGATAGACGATGATAGCCCTCTTATGCCGTTAATTGGCGACAAGATCAAGTATGATAAAATCATCGACAAAATAAACCAAATCAACCGCAAGATCGACGACATTGAGCACCAG ATCGTCAACAAGGTCGAACTATCCGTGGCAAATCTGTTTAGACAGCACGCAACCTTCGCCAAACTGGAGCAAAACCTCCAAGAGCTCGCCGACTTGATGCATCGAATCAAAAGCCGGGACCGGCTCATGCGATCGTACTTGGATTCCGAGGAGCAGCTCGAACGGCACACGCTGGAGACGTTTGCCAGCAGTACCGTGGCGCAGGACGTCAACAGCGTGCAGGAACTGTTGTCGCGGATCGAGCTGCTGGTGCTGGGACCGCAAGATTTGCCGTTCCGAAAGCTCGGAACGCTGGAACTGATGCTCGAGGCAACGAAG GAACCCGATTCCGTGTGCAGCTTTGGTCTGTCGGAGCAGCAGGTGCTGTACGAACTGTTCAATACCATCTCGATCACCGAAATCAAGGGGTACAGCATGATGCAGTTCTCCTGGATGTTACTGAAGGCGTACGGCAAGG GTAATTTCACCGCCGAGGCCAAGCTGATGCGCCGACGGTTCGAGGAACGCACCAACCAAAcccagctgctgctgcagcaggtCATGAAGCAAGCTAGTCCCGCGTACTGGCGCTGTGACCCGGTGCAGAGACAGCACAAGGAAGGGGAAACGTTTGTGCAGCTCACCCGGCTGTTGCAGGGATACGTGGAGAACGAGGTGGCCTTGAACACGGACAACACGTGCAAGGAGACCTGCGGGTACTACAGCTGGGGTGTCCAACAGGAGCGGTGCTACAAGGATACGTACTGCTCGAAGCAGTCCAAATGCTCGGGAAAGATCTACGACTGCGACTTTATCGATTCGCACATGTGGATCTGTCCGGCGGCGAAGAACAGCAATCGTCGGTACGAGTACGTTGAGTACGAGAACGGAATAGTGCTCGGGCATCCGAAACAATGTGCCGGTGGAACAACCAAGGTGGAATCATGGTGGCGCTGGCTGATCTGGCGTTGCAGCTACTGTTTTTGTCTGTGCGATGACGCCGGCAGGAACTCCGATCGGTACATCAACATGCGCGAGTCGGTGTCCGACGTTATGAATAACAA GGTCGTCACCGGCATGCGCTTCATAAAGAAAAGCCAGATCATTCACTTGATCGTTCAGCAAGGTCGTCTGCTGCCACAAGGACAGATCGACAATGGCACGCTGGAGTGGGTACAACCACACAACTACACCGTGATGTCGAAGAATGTTCGCAACGGACGGGATTACCACACGCTGAACCGTAATAACCGCAGCTTGGATCTCGATGATCTGTACGTGCCTCAAGGGTACGTATTGACTGGGGTTCGCTTCCGACTGTTGGGCAACCATCTCAACCTGGAGATTCGGATGACCGAGATAGACTTCGCTACGGGTCAGTTGATAGATCCCGACAAGAGTATCTGGACCGGTAACGACAATACAGAGCGCAGCGTTAATAAAAG AACCGAACTCAAGCTGGATCAACCGAACGTCCCACTTCTGTCGCCCCTGAAGTCGGAACCAAACTTCATCAGCAACCGGTTTATTCGATTTCGCGAGAGTGATCGTCGCACGGACGCCGCCCAGACCACGGTTCCGTTCTTCGATGCCCAGCCGGTGGCTCCAGTTAAGCCCGTTCCCCTGTCCGGAGCTGGTCTGTTCCACAAGGGTCGACCCAAGTTCGGTGGCTTTGTCGCGCCCAAGGTGACGACGTACGACTTCGGTCCGCACATAGTGGCTCCGATTGGGGAGGCGGAAGCCGAAGCACAACGATTGAAGACCTTACCCTAG
- the LOC120419258 gene encoding uncharacterized protein LOC120419258 codes for MRNPSSNLLVTFCVALPLGILANVVSGIAVFNLGKEVVSGINKTWGLVEDFSKPDLILQNMYHISRKIEDTEHQILLESSLAKLLKQFGNSAKLEPTLQELAEHLYWISGQERIMRSFADSEQQPERHELESFADSIVAQDANSVQERLSRMELLVLGSQDLPLRKLGSLELMFQAMKTSEATICNLKLSAQQVLYELFNAIAIADLKGYSMMQYSWMLLKAYGKGNFIAEANLMRWRFEDRTNQAQQLLQQIMKQASGEYWRCDPERKQHKEGETFVQITRLLQGYVENEVNLNTNDSCRKDCAYYSSDVKQAQCKKGMYCTKQLVCSGKIYECEFIDSHMWICPATYNSNRRYEYIEYENGMVFGQKKTCSRGTTKVESWWRWLIWHCSNCFCLCDDAKHSDRYINMRESVSDLKNNKVVTGMRFVKKNRIIHLIVQQGRLLPRRQIDNGTLEWVEPHNYNLLSTNVRVGRDYHTLNRKTRSLDLDDLYVPQGYVLTGVRFRLLDNHLNLEIRMTEIDFATGQLTDPDKSIWIGNDNTERTVNKRTELELDRPHVPLLSIVKSLPDSASNQFIQFRASDRNMDAAQTTVPFFDAQPVVPVRPVPLSGAGLFHKGRPGFGGFVAPMVMTYDFGPHILAP; via the exons ATGAGAAACCCATCATCGAACCTCCTGGTTACCTTTTGTGTGGCGCTACCGCTGGGTATCCTTGCGAATGTAGTCTCGGGTATCGCCGTGTTCAACCTTGGAAAAGAGGTTGTGTCTGGTATCAATAAAACATGGGGCCTCGTCGAAGATTTTAGCAAACCGGatctgattctacaaaacatgtACCACATCAGCCGTAAGATCGAAGATACTGAACATCAG ATCCTTCTCGAGTCATCCTTGGCTAAGCTGCTCAAACAGTTTGGAAACAGCGCCAAGCTGGAGCCTACCCTCCAAGAACTCGCCGAACATCTGTATTGGATCAGCGGTCAGGAACGAATCATGCGATCGTTCGCGGATTCCGAGCAGCAGCCCGAACGGCATGAGCTGGAATCGTTTGCAGACAGCATCGTGGCACAGGATGCCAACAGCGTCCAGGAGCGGTTGTCGCGGATGGAGCTGCTGGTGCTGGGATCGCAGGATTTGCCCTTGCGGAAGCTCGGCTCGCTGGAATTGATGTTTCAGGCTATGAAA ACATCCGAGGCCACAATATGTAACCTGAAATTGTCGGCGCAGCAGGTTCTGTACGAACTGTTCAATGCCATCGCGATCGCTGATCTCAAGGGCTACAGCATGATGCAGTACTCCTGGATGTTACTGAAGGCGTACGGCAAGG GTAACTTCATCGCCGAGGCCAATTTAATGCGGTGGAGATTCGAGGATCGTACCAACCAAGCTCAGCAGTTGCTACAGCAGATCATGAAGCAAGCTAGTGGTGAGTACTGGCGCTGTGATCCGGAGCGAAAACAGCACAAGGAGGGGGAAACCTTCGTTCAGATCACCCGGCTGTTGCAGGGTTACGTGGAGAACGAGGTAAACTTGAACACGAACGATTCGTGCAGGAAAGATTGCGCTTATTATAGCTCGGATGTCAAGCAAGCGCAGTGCAAGAAGGGTATGTACTGCACGAAGCAGCTCGTGTGCTCCGGCAAGATCTATGAATGCGAATTCATCGATTCGCACATGTGGATCTGCCCGGCGACTTACAACAGTAATCGTCGGTATGAGTACATTGAATACGAGAACGGAATGGTATTCGGACAGAAGAAAACCTGCAGCCGCGGAACTACCAAGGTGGAATCATGGTGGCGCTGGCTGATCTGGCATTGCAGTAACTGCTTCTGTCTGTGCGACGACGCCAAGCATTCCGATCGGTACATCAATATGCGCGAGTCGGTGTCCGACCTTAAAAATAACAA GGTCGTCACCGGCATGCGCTTCGTAAAGAAGAATCGCATCATCCACTTGATCGTTCAGCAAGGTCGTCTGCTGCCACGAAGACAGATCGACAATGGCACGCTGGAGTGGGTAGAACCACACAACTACAACTTGCTTTCGACGAATGTTCGTGTCGGTCGTGATTACCACACTCTGAACCGTAAAACCCGCAGCTTGGATCTGGACGATCTGTACGTGCCTCAAGGATACGTATTGACTGGGGTTCGCTTCCGATTGTTGGACAACCATCTCAACCTGGAGATTCGGATGACCGAGATAGACTTCGCTACGGGTCAGTTGACAGATCCCGACAAGAGTATCTGGATCGGTAACGACAATACAGAGCGCACCGTTAATAAAAG AACCGAACTCGAGCTGGATCGACCGCATGTGCCGCTTCTATCGATCGTCAAGTCGCTCCCTGATTCCGCCAGTAACCAGTTTATCCAATTCCGTGCGAGTGATCGCAACATGGACGCCGCCCAGACCACGGTTCCGTTCTTCGATGCTCAGCCAGTGGTCCCAGTGAGGCCCGTTCCCCTGTCCGGAGCTGGACTGTTCCACAAAGGTCGACCCGGGTTCGGTGGCTTTGTCGCACCCATGGTTATGACGTACGACTTTGGTCCGCACATATTGGCTCCGTAA
- the LOC120419275 gene encoding uncharacterized protein LOC120419275 produces MTATAIFPVHGGKPAPTLPEPGVANRYDNGYLRIKCHKLELAQITLGLIALALTQPDHLAGQTGFGYVFQFLALHLPLLTASALWDGLSGKRLATVLQLDPWVWELYFNFVAATLYYAGSFAVLGTSIGHYNPRTNILAGVAGMLACLGHGYQWWVLFRENALRRAVEDEVRETVRNERVAGGVVNV; encoded by the exons ATGACCGCCACTGCCATTTTCCCAGTCCACGGCGGCAAACCGGCCCCAACTTTGCCGGAACCTGGTGTGGCAAACCGGTACGACAATGGCTACCTCCGGATCAAGTGCCACAAGCTGGAACTCGCACAAATC ACGCTTGGCCTCATCGCGCTCGCCCTGACCCAGCCGGACCATTTGGCGGGCCAAACCGGGTTCGGGTACGTGTTCCAGTTTCTGGCGCTGCACCTGCCCCTTCTGACGGCCTCCGCCCTGTGGGACGGCCTCAGCGGGAAGCGGCTAGCGACCGTGTTGCAGCTGGACCCCTGGGTTTGGGAGCTGTACTTTAACTTTGTCGCGGCCACCCTGTACTACGCGGGATCGTTCGCCGTGCTCGGCACCTCGATTGGGCACTACAACCCGAGGACGAACATCCTGGCCGGGGTGGCCGGGATGTTGGCCTGCCTGGGGCACGGCTACCAGTGGTGGGTGCTGTTTAGGGAGAACGCACTGAGGCGCGCTGTTGAGGATGAGGTTAGGGAAACCGTTCGGAACGAGAGGGTGGCCGGTGGAGTTGTGAATGTTTGA